CGTTGGCCTCGGGCTTCGCGGTCGCGGTCGCGGCGACCGGATAGATGATCGCAGGATGCGAATCGGCCGGGAAGGTGCCGACGATCTTGACACCGGGTTCGACCTTGGCGTCGGTCGAATAGACGATGCCGAGCGCGGCCTCGCCGCGTGCTACCAGCGTCAGCGCGGCGCGCACACTCTCGGCCATCGCGAATTTCGGCTCGGCCGCCTGCCAGGCCCCTAACTTCTCCAGCGCGGCCTTGGCGTATTTGCCGACGGGTACCGACTTCACATCACCGGTCGCGATCTTACCGTCGCCGGCGAGCTTTGCGAGATCGAAGCCCTGGGCGATGGTGACGTTGTTGATCTCTGAATCCTTCGGCGCGATCAGCACGATGCTGTTGCCGAGCAGGTTGACGCGGGTTGGCTCGTTGATGGTCTTTTTGGCCATCGCATAGTCCATCCAGTCGGTGTCAGCCGAAACGAACACGTCGGCGGGGGCGCCCTGCTCGATCTGCCTGGCGAGCACCGAGCTCGCGGCATAGCTGACCGTGAACTTGGCGCCGGTCTTGGCGGTGTACGCCGCGTCGATCTCGTCGAGCGCGCTCTTCATCGAGGCGGCGGCGAAGACGGTGATTATCTTGTCCTCGGCTTGAGCCGGCGCGAGGGCCGCGCCAAGGAAGATCACAAAGGCGGTGAAAAATCCGGCAATACGAAACATGGGAGCGCTCCGTCCGAGCTCGCGCGCGAAAACGCACGCGCAGATCTGGCGTTGGTGGGTCGGCCTGCGACGGACGGAAGCGCTGTTCCGCTAATCCCCGCAACGACTTACGGCCGGCAAGGATATCGCTACTCACAACATAGCAGGCGGAGGCTTTAGGTCAAAGGCGACCGTTTGTCTAAGGCCTACTCGCTCGGCAGGATCGCGATCGAGACCGAATTCTCCTTCGCACCGCTGACCTGGAGCTTGCGGATGCCATGACAGTCGGTCGCGCCGCTGAAGGCCACGGGCCTCAGGAAATGCCCGTCCTGGACCACGTCGACCCAGGCGCCTGCCGAGAGGCTGATCGTATAGACGCCGGCCTTGGGTGCGGTCCTGAAGCTCGCAAAGCCGGCAAAGGTGCCGTCCTTCGGCGCGCGCTCCGGCGGGGAGGGCAGCCTGGCTTCGCCTGGCGCGACCAGCGCCAGCGTGATGGCTGATGAGGCAACGCCGCCTGCTCGCCGCCCGAGGCGAGATTGGCACGGTCCGGCGCGGTGAGCGCGGCGCGCTCCCGCTCGATCGGCCACTTGAACTTGTCACAGCCGCTCGGCTCTTCAGCAGCCAGAGCGGAGGTCGCACCGAGCGAAAGCGCGGCGAGGACAGTGAGGATGCGCATGTCAAGTCTCATCGTTGGCCACGCAAAGGACGCGGGGCGTGCAGTCAGGTGTGTGGTCGAAGAACGGGACGCGCATCCCGACATGCCGCTTGCTTACGGCACAGCGACGAGCCGATCCTAGCGCATTCGCGTGATGCCAACCACCTTCCCAGTCATCCCGACGGCAGTGACGCTACGGCTTCGCGTCCGGCGCGCGCAGCACGGCTTTGCAGGCGGCGGGCATTTGCGCCAGCGTCATCGGTGGCTTCGGCTTGGGTGGCTCCGCCGGTGGTTTGGGATGCAGCACGGCGTCGCTGAACCAGTAGGCGAGATCGGACGGCTTGCAGCCTTCGTCCTCGGATTGCGATGGCTGGCCCTGGCATTCGCCCGCGCCCGGAGGACAGCGCATGCGGATGTGGAAGTGATAGTCGTGCCCCCACCACGGCCGGATCTTCGACAGCCAGGAGCGGTCGCCCTTGGCTTCGCGGCATAGCGCCTTCTTGATCGCGGCATTGACGAAGATGCGCTGCACCGCCGGCTCCTGTGCTGCATCGCGCAGCACCAGCACATGGCCAGGCGTGAACACCTTGGGATCGATATCGAGCCGGTCCTCGCGCACCATCATCACCGCGGACGTCTCCTCGCGCTCCTCGCGCGAGAGGCGATGGTCCGGCATCGGCGTCAGCCAGATGTCGGCATCGAGACCGATCTGGTGGCTGGCATGGCCCGACAGCGCAGGTCCGCCGCGCGGCTGGCCGATGTCGCCGACCAGGATGCCCGGCCAGCCGGCGTCCCTGTGCGCCTTGGCCGCGAGGCGCTTGATCAGCGCGATCATGTTGGGATGACCCCAGTTGCGATTGCGCGACAGCCGCATCACCTGCCAGTTCTCGCCGTTGAGCGGCATCTCCTCCGCGCCCCCGATGCAGCCCTTGACGTAGGATCCGATGACATGCGCCGGCCCCGTCGAAGGCAGCAATTTTCGTGCGAACAGCTCCCTGGCGCCGATCTTGGGATCGTTGGGATTGGCGAGCGGCGGCAGCGGTTTTGGGTTGACGCTGCCCTTGTCCTGGGCCAGCGCGCCACCGGCGTTCAGGAGGACAAGCAGAAGCAGGAGGGGGGCGAGGCGGCAGGGACTCATGCTGGCATCCCTTATAACCCAACGCCGCGTCGGGGTTAAGAATTAGGCTTGCGAGCGGACACCAGCGTTGGGCATCGCGCGATCGGCGCGGCACGCGCCGCCGGTCGCGATGATGGCGGTTGTTTGTCGCGGGTCGCGCCGCAAAGGTTCACTGCCCAAGGCCTGCTTGCGGCGGTGAAAGCCGCCCATGCGCCCACAACGAACCCGATCAGGACATGAGCGACTAATCGCGTGACGGGATCGAAAGGAGCGAGACATATGAAGGGAAGGAGATCTTGGATCAACACATCTTGGATCAGGACATCCTGGATCGGCCTGTTTGTTGCCTGCGGTATCGGCGTCTGCAGTGAAGCGGCCGCCGCGCAGCCGGCGACTCCGCTCGCGGGTTACAAGATCGAAGACAAATACACCCAGCGATCGCCGGACGGCGCGACAACGATCGAGCAATATCTGAACAAGGATACGGACGACTGGAAATGGCAGTTCTGGGCGCGCCGTCAGGACACATTCACGCTGCTTGATCCGGAGCCGGCCGGCTATCCCGCGGACTTCATCTTCACCAACGATCTGAAATGGATCGTTCGCTTGCAAAAGACTGGCTCGGGCGAGTTGTCGCTCTATCTGTACCGCCTCGCTCCGCATGGCTACGTTCCCGCGAGCAAGAAGCCGCTCGGCGACCTGGCGTGGGCCTATCTGAAGACTCGTCCGGATTGGCAAAAGATCAAGAAGGAGCCGGAGTATCACATATCGGCGAATCTGGTGAAGGGAATTGAAGAGAACTATCGCTGGCTCGGCGCCGATTGGCCGGCGAACCGCTATATTCTGATCAGTCTGTCGGGGGATGCCGACGTCAAGGACCACAAGCCCATGCAGACCAGCGTCGTGCACAACTGGAGCTGCAGATATGATCTGCAGACCGGCAAGTTCGACGTGCCGGCACTGCTTTCGGACCACAATGCGAAAGCTGTTTTGCCCCTGTCGCCGGGTGCTGATTAGAGTTCGTCCCCACAGCTCTTTCAAAGTCGTAGGCCACGGCGCCGACGATGGCCTCTCTTAACGCCGCAATAACCGTATGTTGGATTGATCAAAATTCGTGCGATGACGTCGGGAATAGTCGTGCCCTGTATGCAAACGGACACGGCTTCGGAATCGATTCATAGGGAGGGCGCATTTTTGCGCAACCCCTCCTTCCGATAACGACCACCGCATTCGTCTGTCGCGACGCTCAAGGCGCAGCCGCCTTGCAACTGGGCACGAAAAGTACAATCCGTGCGGTTGCTGAGTGGCGCGTTCGGCCGCCGGCGCGCCCAAGATTACTTTTTCTTCAGACACATTGGCGCACAGCTTGCGACTGCTGGGCGCGGGTACGACGTGGCAGGTTGAGTTTGGGGTCTCGAAAAGCAAAAAAGCGAAAGCGGACGGCGCTCACCTGGGCAACAGGACGTTCGCGCAAGCCTGCGCCGAAGCGCGCAAAGCTGCATGATGCGCCGGTCGGGATCGACGCGCTCGCGCAGAGCCGCGCGGAAGCCGAAGCTGCGATCGCGGATGCGCGCATGTCACATGAGCGGCTGCGCCAGGCTATCGACATCCTGCCGCAAGGCATCGTGTTCCTCGACCCCGAGGGCCGCTATGTGCTCTGGAACAAGAAGTACGCCGAGATCTACAACAAGACCGCGGATCTCTTCGCGCAAGGTGCGCGTCTGGAAGACACGCTGCGCATCGGCGTTGCGCGCGGCGACTATCCGGAAGCCGCCGGCCGTGAAGAGGAATGGATCGCCGAGCGACTGCAAAGGCTCTATCAGCCCGGCGCCCGCCACGAGCAGAAGCTGGCCGACGGCCGCGTCATCCTGATCGAGGAGCGCCTGACCGATGACGGGAGTGTCGTCGGCCTCCGCGTCGACATCACCGAATTGAAGCAGCGCGAGGCCTCGTTCCGCCTGCTGTTCGACGGCAACCCCGTGCCGATGATCGTCTGCGCGCTGGACGACGAGCGCGTCCTCGGCGTCAACGACGCCGCGATCGCGCATTACGGCTACAGTCGTGCCGAATTCGAGAAACTGACGATCCGCTCGCTCCAG
This genomic interval from Bradyrhizobium sp. CB82 contains the following:
- the modA gene encoding molybdate ABC transporter substrate-binding protein: MFRIAGFFTAFVIFLGAALAPAQAEDKIITVFAAASMKSALDEIDAAYTAKTGAKFTVSYAASSVLARQIEQGAPADVFVSADTDWMDYAMAKKTINEPTRVNLLGNSIVLIAPKDSEINNVTIAQGFDLAKLAGDGKIATGDVKSVPVGKYAKAALEKLGAWQAAEPKFAMAESVRAALTLVARGEAALGIVYSTDAKVEPGVKIVGTFPADSHPAIIYPVAATATAKPEANDYLAFLRSTTAKTILEKYGFKFLITPTT
- the mepA gene encoding penicillin-insensitive murein endopeptidase; this encodes MSPCRLAPLLLLLVLLNAGGALAQDKGSVNPKPLPPLANPNDPKIGARELFARKLLPSTGPAHVIGSYVKGCIGGAEEMPLNGENWQVMRLSRNRNWGHPNMIALIKRLAAKAHRDAGWPGILVGDIGQPRGGPALSGHASHQIGLDADIWLTPMPDHRLSREEREETSAVMMVREDRLDIDPKVFTPGHVLVLRDAAQEPAVQRIFVNAAIKKALCREAKGDRSWLSKIRPWWGHDYHFHIRMRCPPGAGECQGQPSQSEDEGCKPSDLAYWFSDAVLHPKPPAEPPKPKPPMTLAQMPAACKAVLRAPDAKP